The Hydrogenophaga sp. BPS33 genome window below encodes:
- the pilV gene encoding shufflon system plasmid conjugative transfer pilus tip adhesin PilV: MKNQKGVTLLEIMIALVVFATIAVGVTRLINVAVEDTEISVAAAHSKSIGQAASAYIKDNYAVLQTVATPTTPALVRVEDLVTQGYLETGFSTHNGRGQAACVLVLQPTAGRLNGLVITEGGEAYDDLALGQLAATIGGSGAGVYTANPTNIRGAMGGFDFPVGAYGNPNHLGQRCDGSGGTIAFEAGHPAVSLWFGEALATAPTLYRDQVPGDPSLNTMNTPILLGVGTIQTAGAACSPRGALARDTVGGVLTCEEDVWRRAGSTYWRDPVANAGMLGLCDAAGRGQTRVVLTPSVGTGPRAYTCDGTGAWAALGVDDTGSIRVEGTATINRLAGTLEIAEIAAAGAACVRNGSIAREVDGKFLSCQAGVWTAAGGGGEAGMYAFFDRATCPDGWVAANGTNGTRDLRGEFIRGWDAGRGVDSARGLGSSQLDALQQITGTFHNFEEPFGSGWGAFAGQSPGSRWYGGSYYPSAPVYMTFDSARVTRSAAETRGRNVALLACMKEL, encoded by the coding sequence ATGAAGAACCAAAAGGGCGTCACCCTCCTCGAAATCATGATCGCGCTGGTCGTGTTCGCCACGATAGCGGTTGGCGTTACGCGTCTCATCAACGTGGCGGTTGAGGACACGGAAATCTCGGTCGCCGCAGCGCATAGCAAATCCATTGGCCAGGCCGCCAGCGCCTACATCAAGGACAACTATGCGGTACTGCAAACCGTAGCGACGCCGACAACGCCGGCACTGGTTCGCGTTGAAGACCTGGTGACCCAGGGGTACTTGGAAACGGGGTTTTCGACTCACAACGGACGCGGGCAGGCCGCTTGCGTTCTTGTTCTGCAGCCTACCGCCGGCCGATTGAACGGATTGGTGATCACAGAAGGTGGTGAAGCCTACGACGACCTCGCTCTAGGGCAGCTCGCGGCCACCATTGGTGGTTCTGGTGCTGGTGTCTACACTGCCAACCCCACGAACATCCGCGGCGCGATGGGGGGGTTCGATTTCCCTGTGGGAGCATATGGCAACCCGAATCACCTTGGGCAAAGGTGCGACGGCTCTGGAGGCACGATTGCATTCGAAGCTGGCCATCCGGCTGTGTCGCTCTGGTTTGGCGAAGCGCTCGCAACGGCACCGACCCTCTATCGCGATCAGGTGCCGGGCGATCCCAGCCTGAACACTATGAACACCCCCATCTTGCTCGGCGTGGGAACGATCCAGACTGCGGGGGCGGCTTGCTCACCCAGAGGTGCGCTTGCGCGCGACACTGTCGGTGGCGTGCTCACTTGTGAAGAAGACGTGTGGCGGCGCGCCGGAAGCACGTACTGGCGCGACCCCGTTGCGAACGCCGGCATGCTCGGCCTGTGTGATGCAGCAGGACGGGGTCAGACCAGGGTGGTACTCACGCCATCGGTCGGAACAGGGCCCCGGGCCTATACCTGTGACGGAACCGGCGCCTGGGCGGCCCTTGGTGTCGATGACACCGGCAGCATTCGGGTGGAAGGCACTGCGACCATCAATCGTCTTGCTGGAACGTTGGAGATTGCTGAGATCGCGGCTGCAGGTGCTGCTTGTGTCCGCAACGGAAGTATTGCGCGAGAAGTAGATGGCAAGTTTCTGTCTTGTCAGGCCGGCGTTTGGACAGCAGCTGGCGGAGGTGGCGAGGCTGGCATGTATGCGTTCTTTGATCGAGCAACTTGCCCGGACGGCTGGGTTGCGGCGAACGGTACGAACGGAACGCGCGACCTGCGTGGCGAGTTTATTCGCGGATGGGATGCTGGGCGCGGCGTGGACAGCGCGCGTGGTCTTGGCTCGTCGCAGTTGGACGCGCTACAACAAATCACAGGTACTTTTCACAACTTCGAAGAGCCCTTCGGGTCGGGTTGGGGTGCGTTTGCAGGTCAATCGCCGGGCTCCCGTTGGTACGGTGGTTCATACTACCCGAGCGCACCCGTGTACATGACATTCGATTCAGCACGCGTCACCCGATCTGCGGCCGAGACGCGTGGCCGAAACGTCGCACTGCTGGCGTGCATGAAGGAACTGTGA
- a CDS encoding type IV pilus twitching motility protein PilT, which translates to MYVAKVVAELLGRGGAFTDIMMQSDAPVMLKTPRGWFEAEVAGVPSMADIREFGDSLESDLSAEITKGEVNRPYEVGGQRLRVNIYLANAGASLMLSMRRIPDRVPSLQELGLPAALRILLDSPAGLLLVSGPTGAGKTTSMAAMVNAVNGMRNAHIVTVEDPIEYVFQRDKSIFSQREVGVDCDTVLDGVRAALRQRPDVIVIGEIRDRATAEQALLAGESGHLVIGTLHASSAVGTVSKVLSFFADNEREAKVTALAGSLLGIVNQTLIPRKDGSGYALAVDFLANHKRDYSKHLNDGDRLQAMLERAEDKVSMCLAASAQILMRSEVVSKADVMRAISANPIAYEAVRS; encoded by the coding sequence ATGTACGTTGCAAAGGTAGTTGCCGAGCTCCTCGGCCGAGGCGGTGCGTTCACCGACATCATGATGCAATCGGATGCGCCCGTGATGTTGAAGACCCCACGGGGGTGGTTCGAAGCCGAGGTTGCTGGGGTACCCAGCATGGCCGATATTCGCGAATTCGGGGACTCCTTGGAGTCGGACCTGAGCGCCGAGATCACCAAGGGCGAAGTGAACCGCCCGTATGAGGTGGGAGGGCAACGCTTGCGCGTGAACATCTACCTGGCAAACGCGGGGGCGAGCTTGATGCTGTCGATGCGTCGTATCCCGGACAGGGTTCCCAGCTTGCAAGAGCTTGGATTGCCAGCTGCGCTCAGGATCCTTCTGGACAGTCCAGCTGGCCTCCTCCTGGTGTCGGGGCCCACGGGGGCTGGGAAAACCACGAGCATGGCCGCGATGGTCAACGCCGTGAACGGCATGCGCAACGCGCACATCGTCACTGTCGAGGACCCGATCGAGTACGTGTTCCAGCGTGACAAGTCGATCTTCTCGCAGCGCGAGGTTGGTGTCGACTGCGACACGGTGCTCGATGGGGTTCGTGCTGCCTTGCGCCAGCGGCCGGACGTGATCGTGATTGGTGAGATACGGGATCGGGCAACGGCAGAACAAGCGCTGCTAGCTGGTGAATCCGGTCACCTTGTGATCGGCACCCTTCATGCAAGCTCTGCCGTTGGGACGGTGAGCAAAGTTCTGAGCTTCTTTGCAGACAACGAGCGAGAGGCCAAGGTGACCGCTCTGGCTGGCAGTCTGCTGGGCATCGTGAACCAGACGCTCATTCCGAGGAAGGATGGATCCGGCTACGCTTTGGCAGTGGACTTCCTCGCCAACCACAAGCGCGACTATTCAAAACACCTCAATGACGGAGATCGGCTGCAGGCGATGCTGGAAAGGGCAGAGGACAAGGTCTCGATGTGCCTTGCCGCGTCGGCCCAGATCTTGATGCGATCTGAAGTTGTCTCAAAGGCTGACGTGATGCGCGCGATCAGCGCCAACCCGATCGCCTATGAGGCGGTCCGCTCGTAG
- the pilM gene encoding type IV pilus biogenesis protein PilM gives MFLALVMFFTGKEAPRQAQITAAIQADSSATSFLAYGKAVRGYLNDHPTASGSVDDAALAAYFLPGYIRDDRWTNLVEGTSLYVFATDATEKGTVVRLFELSQRSVLVGAKNQVTGRLISANGFDTGIDLPAAIPNNAAVMMGR, from the coding sequence GTGTTCCTGGCCCTTGTCATGTTCTTCACGGGAAAGGAAGCCCCGCGGCAGGCCCAGATCACTGCGGCGATTCAAGCCGATTCTTCGGCCACGAGCTTCTTGGCCTACGGGAAGGCGGTACGCGGCTATCTCAATGATCACCCAACTGCGAGCGGCTCGGTTGATGACGCTGCACTGGCAGCCTACTTTCTCCCAGGCTATATCCGAGACGATCGTTGGACTAATCTCGTTGAAGGTACCTCGCTCTACGTCTTCGCTACAGACGCCACCGAAAAAGGAACCGTTGTCCGGCTATTCGAACTGTCACAGCGCTCTGTGCTCGTAGGTGCAAAGAACCAAGTGACAGGGCGTCTGATTTCGGCAAACGGTTTCGATACTGGCATTGATCTTCCAGCGGCTATCCCCAACAACGCCGCTGTCATGATGGGACGTTGA
- a CDS encoding ATPase, T2SS/T4P/T4SS family codes for MLVGLKFKDIYLAKERAWLSGVPNTKDPVLAPPEAESDLQELRRILSERQSSASQEEFPVRSGGVTYRVSVLRSITEVVHVLRRMPSTIPSPEELSIHPAYVDMLLKPGLNGLVVVAGAFGHGKTTTASSMIAARLQKFGGIGVTIEDPPEMPLQGNHGEGVCFQTEAEHGKFGEACRKANRWTPTIMFIGEVRDSESAAEALRWSINGRLVICTVHADSAAMAVERMYSLANGAIANPEDTSSLLANGLLAVLHQRLEGEPRKPKLEFLWLGDQDATGVRNNIRQRRWEHLGNEVQMQRNRLMVQRRPAVDGDTRPVVRG; via the coding sequence ATGCTGGTCGGCCTGAAATTCAAGGACATCTATCTGGCCAAAGAACGTGCCTGGCTGTCTGGCGTTCCCAATACGAAGGATCCGGTGCTCGCGCCCCCGGAAGCTGAAAGCGACCTCCAGGAGCTTCGACGCATTCTTTCGGAACGCCAATCGAGCGCCTCGCAAGAGGAGTTCCCAGTTCGATCAGGCGGCGTGACCTATCGGGTATCCGTCCTCAGGTCCATCACCGAGGTGGTGCACGTACTCCGCCGCATGCCCAGCACGATCCCTTCGCCCGAAGAACTCAGCATCCATCCCGCTTATGTCGACATGTTGCTCAAGCCTGGGCTGAACGGGCTGGTGGTTGTCGCGGGAGCCTTTGGGCATGGGAAAACGACCACCGCATCGTCCATGATCGCGGCGCGCCTCCAAAAATTTGGAGGGATCGGCGTCACGATCGAGGATCCACCGGAGATGCCACTTCAGGGGAATCATGGCGAAGGCGTTTGCTTCCAGACCGAAGCGGAACATGGCAAGTTCGGAGAGGCGTGCAGGAAAGCAAATCGGTGGACGCCTACGATCATGTTCATCGGGGAGGTGCGTGACTCCGAGAGCGCGGCCGAGGCGCTTAGATGGTCGATCAACGGTCGCCTCGTGATCTGCACTGTGCATGCAGATTCTGCAGCGATGGCTGTGGAGCGCATGTACTCGCTAGCCAACGGGGCGATTGCCAACCCCGAGGACACGTCCAGTCTTCTGGCGAATGGCCTACTTGCGGTGCTGCACCAACGCCTCGAGGGCGAGCCGCGCAAGCCGAAGCTTGAGTTTCTGTGGTTGGGCGACCAGGATGCAACAGGCGTGCGGAACAACATTCGCCAGCGTCGTTGGGAGCACCTTGGAAACGAGGTTCAGATGCAACGGAATCGCCTGATGGTGCAACGTCGGCCAGCAGTTGACGGTGACACCAGACCGGTCGTGCGAGGTTGA
- a CDS encoding type IV pilin protein, with the protein MKSFKRTTKFKKQAGVTLMELIAGLTVMAIIVGGAMALYQNAMSSQQTTQLTQDLAAVRASVKQIWQGQGSFGASGTNLNSVLVTAKRIPTSIRVDSTTTPPTLTHAGNGNVVVTSAITSFEVTMTNINEDICIPLLTGAQGWLSVSVSGGTPVTSFPVSPPDAVTACAAGTTIAFRGN; encoded by the coding sequence ATGAAATCGTTCAAACGCACCACGAAGTTCAAGAAGCAAGCCGGCGTGACTCTCATGGAGCTCATTGCTGGACTGACTGTGATGGCCATCATCGTCGGGGGTGCAATGGCGCTCTATCAGAACGCAATGTCGAGCCAGCAGACGACCCAACTTACCCAGGACCTGGCAGCCGTGCGCGCCTCGGTGAAACAGATCTGGCAGGGCCAGGGGAGCTTCGGCGCCAGTGGGACGAACCTCAACAGCGTGCTGGTCACCGCGAAGCGCATTCCGACGTCGATCCGCGTTGACTCGACGACGACCCCGCCGACGCTTACGCATGCAGGCAACGGCAACGTCGTCGTTACCTCGGCTATCACTTCGTTTGAGGTGACGATGACCAACATCAACGAAGACATCTGCATTCCGCTTCTGACCGGTGCGCAGGGATGGCTAAGCGTGAGTGTTAGTGGCGGTACGCCTGTGACTTCGTTCCCTGTTTCGCCGCCCGATGCTGTCACCGCGTGTGCGGCCGGCACCACTATCGCCTTCCGGGGCAACTAA
- a CDS encoding type II secretion system F family protein, translating to MDELEFKFARFMFRNDANLRRRLYLKLGKLLGNGVPIIDALETMRARRVTLKSTKEPLAVALSDWLRKLRNGSRLSQAIVGWVSPDEAMLISAGEQSGKIEDALVSAAEVMTAKKKIKNAVVGGIAYPSVMLLIAFGVLVMFSYKIIPEFAQIVPYEKWHGVAKLMIDFANFARAWMGAIAGVPVALVLAFWWSLPRWSEGLRIRFDRAVPYSVYRVQHGSAWMISFAALVGAGVRIETALEQLLSGASPWMRIRILACLKGMRSGLNPGDALAKSGYGFPDIEIIDDLGVYARLSGFETALSTIGKEWIAESVEKIESMMKVIFGFSILFVGLFIALMVAGLMGMELQMSQVIQSSYR from the coding sequence ATGGATGAGCTCGAATTCAAGTTTGCTCGTTTCATGTTCCGCAACGACGCGAACCTGCGTCGGCGTCTGTATTTGAAGCTCGGAAAGTTGCTGGGGAACGGCGTTCCCATCATCGATGCATTGGAAACGATGCGGGCCCGAAGAGTGACGCTGAAAAGCACCAAGGAACCGCTTGCGGTTGCCCTTTCGGACTGGCTGCGAAAGCTGCGCAACGGCAGTCGCTTGTCCCAGGCGATCGTCGGCTGGGTCAGCCCAGATGAGGCGATGCTGATTTCCGCTGGCGAGCAGTCGGGAAAGATCGAAGACGCGTTGGTCTCTGCGGCGGAAGTGATGACCGCCAAGAAGAAGATCAAGAACGCGGTCGTCGGCGGGATCGCCTACCCATCCGTCATGCTGTTGATCGCATTCGGGGTGTTGGTCATGTTCAGCTACAAGATCATCCCGGAGTTCGCACAGATCGTTCCATACGAGAAGTGGCACGGCGTGGCGAAGCTGATGATCGACTTCGCCAACTTTGCCCGAGCTTGGATGGGCGCAATCGCTGGCGTGCCAGTTGCGCTGGTTCTTGCGTTTTGGTGGAGCCTGCCCAGGTGGAGCGAGGGGCTGCGTATCCGGTTCGATAGAGCGGTCCCGTATAGCGTCTACCGGGTGCAGCACGGCAGTGCATGGATGATCAGCTTCGCCGCACTGGTTGGCGCAGGAGTGCGGATCGAGACTGCCCTTGAGCAGCTGCTTTCTGGCGCCTCGCCCTGGATGCGCATACGGATTCTGGCGTGCCTAAAGGGAATGCGATCTGGCCTCAACCCAGGCGATGCACTTGCAAAGTCCGGGTATGGATTCCCCGACATCGAAATCATCGATGACCTTGGTGTCTACGCGAGATTGTCCGGGTTCGAGACCGCGCTTTCGACGATTGGCAAAGAGTGGATTGCAGAGTCAGTCGAGAAGATCGAATCGATGATGAAAGTCATCTTCGGGTTCAGCATCCTCTTCGTCGGCCTGTTCATTGCTCTCATGGTCGCTGGCCTCATGGGCATGGAGCTTCAGATGTCTCAAGTAATTCAGAGCAGCTATCGCTGA